Proteins from a genomic interval of Sphingopyxis sp. QXT-31:
- a CDS encoding protein-disulfide reductase DsbD family protein, giving the protein MILVLFSALYLAAMAAAPASAQTMRSENIEVSLVAMHQWAAPGSTAIVAVRQDIKPGWHTYWRNPGDSGGATELAWSLPPGASAGPILWPIPERQPIKGLMNYGYSRQVYLPVPIEIPASAKPGSTLPIRVTVLSMVCSEDMCVPDERVATLDLAIRDAGPPLNAQEGAAIERVVAAAPRTGDLEARIFREGGELILSVRGAVLKPAAADSAYFFPFDGGVVEHPAPQQATWTGDGLEVRMKAGGVIAAAGLSKPVGGVLSTSRGAWTVTAAPSAAAAATGGTTMLLFAQAALFALVGGLILNLMPCVFPILAMKAASLAATAHAPGDARRDGLAFLLGVLATFVLLAAILLALRSAGEAAGWGFHLQNPTVTAALALLMLAVGLNLSGVFEVVMPGSGAGSRLTRLPGWAGAFFTGVLAVVVAAPCTAPFMAFALGAALLMPAPMALLIFAMLGLGLALPYLLISLSPALLRRFPKPGPWMSRLKSVLAFPMYGAALWLVWVFARQTSSAALALILAAGLLLAFALTLWGWRQVGRLSGRRMLASTIGSVLALMAAIAAAGSAAMLPPDAAPGSGSATTDQPWSADAVAAARAQGKVVFVNFTADWCVTCKVNERAALSNDGTRALLAETGTVYMVADWTRRDDVIARELERFGRSGVPLYLVYAPGKDAPEILPQLLTPGIVADALKRAAASPKPM; this is encoded by the coding sequence TTGATCCTCGTCTTGTTCTCGGCGCTGTATCTCGCGGCCATGGCGGCCGCGCCCGCTTCGGCGCAGACGATGCGCTCGGAAAATATCGAAGTGTCGCTCGTCGCCATGCACCAATGGGCGGCGCCGGGCTCGACCGCGATCGTTGCGGTGCGCCAGGACATCAAGCCCGGCTGGCATACCTATTGGCGCAACCCCGGCGATTCGGGCGGCGCAACCGAACTGGCCTGGTCGCTGCCCCCGGGTGCTTCGGCGGGACCGATATTGTGGCCGATCCCCGAGCGGCAGCCGATCAAGGGGCTGATGAACTACGGCTATTCGCGGCAGGTCTATCTTCCTGTGCCGATCGAAATACCGGCATCGGCAAAGCCGGGATCGACCCTGCCGATCCGCGTCACCGTTCTTTCGATGGTGTGCAGCGAGGATATGTGCGTTCCCGACGAGCGCGTTGCGACGCTCGATCTGGCGATCCGCGATGCAGGCCCACCGCTGAACGCGCAGGAGGGCGCCGCGATCGAACGCGTTGTCGCAGCCGCGCCGCGCACGGGCGATCTCGAAGCCCGCATATTTCGCGAGGGCGGCGAGCTCATATTGTCGGTTCGCGGCGCCGTGCTGAAGCCAGCGGCTGCCGACAGTGCCTATTTCTTCCCGTTCGACGGCGGCGTCGTCGAGCATCCCGCTCCACAGCAAGCCACATGGACCGGGGATGGACTGGAAGTTCGTATGAAGGCCGGGGGCGTCATCGCTGCCGCGGGTCTTTCGAAGCCTGTCGGGGGCGTCCTGTCGACCTCACGCGGGGCCTGGACCGTCACCGCCGCCCCTTCGGCTGCGGCCGCGGCAACGGGCGGGACGACCATGCTCCTTTTCGCGCAGGCTGCACTGTTCGCGTTGGTCGGCGGGCTGATCCTCAATCTGATGCCGTGCGTCTTCCCGATCCTCGCGATGAAGGCTGCCTCGCTCGCGGCCACGGCGCACGCGCCGGGCGACGCGCGCCGCGACGGCCTTGCCTTCCTGCTCGGCGTGCTCGCGACCTTCGTCCTTCTCGCCGCTATATTGCTCGCCCTCCGGTCCGCCGGCGAGGCAGCGGGTTGGGGTTTCCATTTGCAAAACCCCACGGTGACGGCAGCGCTGGCGCTTCTGATGCTGGCGGTCGGCCTCAATCTCTCCGGCGTGTTCGAAGTCGTGATGCCGGGCAGCGGGGCCGGCAGTCGGCTGACACGGCTTCCCGGTTGGGCCGGGGCCTTCTTCACCGGCGTGCTCGCCGTAGTTGTCGCGGCCCCTTGTACCGCGCCCTTCATGGCGTTTGCGCTGGGTGCCGCGCTGCTGATGCCAGCACCCATGGCACTCCTGATCTTCGCGATGCTCGGACTGGGCCTGGCGCTGCCCTATCTCCTGATCAGCCTCTCGCCGGCGCTGCTGCGGCGGTTTCCGAAACCCGGGCCGTGGATGAGCCGCCTGAAGTCGGTCCTTGCTTTTCCGATGTATGGCGCCGCGCTGTGGCTGGTCTGGGTATTCGCGCGTCAGACGAGCAGCGCCGCACTCGCGCTCATCCTTGCGGCCGGGCTTCTGCTCGCGTTCGCGCTCACGCTGTGGGGCTGGCGGCAGGTCGGACGGCTGTCGGGGCGCCGTATGCTCGCCTCGACCATCGGCTCCGTACTCGCCCTGATGGCGGCTATCGCCGCCGCCGGCTCTGCCGCGATGCTGCCCCCCGATGCGGCCCCCGGTTCGGGTTCGGCGACGACGGACCAGCCTTGGTCGGCCGACGCCGTCGCTGCCGCGAGGGCGCAAGGCAAGGTCGTGTTCGTAAATTTTACCGCCGATTGGTGCGTCACCTGCAAGGTGAATGAACGTGCAGCACTTTCGAACGACGGAACACGCGCGCTGCTGGCCGAAACCGGCACGGTCTACATGGTGGCGGACTGGACGCGCCGCGACGATGTGATCGCGCGGGAATTGGAGCGCTTCGGCCGATCGGGCGTTCCGCTTTACCTCGTCTATGCGCCGGGCAAGGACGCGCCCGAAATTTTGCCGCAACTGCTGACGCCCGGCATCGTTGCCGATGCGCTGAAGCGGGCGGCCGCAAGCCCCAAGCCAATGTAA
- the rtcR gene encoding RNA repair transcriptional activator RtcR: MKPLTVIGFLGSTLDAAKFGPSRWNKWRPSVSICMQEDLRVDRFILLHGSYHRRLAEFVMDDIRDVSPETEVVPHVLDFEDAWDFEEVYGKLLDFARDFPFDPDAQDYLVHITTGTHVAQICLFLLTEARYLPGRLLQTQPQRGAPQPVGTWNAIDLDLSRYDSIATRFAEASAESASFLKSGIETRNPAFNRMIEEIEQVAVRSRAPILLMGPTGAGKSQLARKIYELKKLRHQIGGAFVEVNCATLKGDSAMSALFGHHKGAFTGAIQDRPGLLRTADKGLLFLDEIGELGLDEQAMILRAIEDGRFLPVGADKDAASNFQLIAGTNRDLVGEVAAGRFREDLFARLNLWTFSLPGLAQRREDIAPNLDFELERFAEREGTRVTFNKEARERYLRYAEGGDALWHGNFRDLAASVTRMATLSPAGRIDADAVALEMSRLRALWSGARGEEDLLGRLLSGEALARIDPFDRVQLAYTVAVCRSSGSLSAAGRKLFTASREQRKSTNDADRLRKYLARFDLDLRAIVAV, from the coding sequence ATGAAGCCTCTTACCGTCATCGGATTCCTCGGGTCGACGCTCGACGCCGCCAAATTCGGCCCGTCGCGCTGGAACAAGTGGCGTCCGTCGGTCAGCATCTGCATGCAGGAGGATCTGCGCGTCGACCGCTTCATCCTGCTCCACGGAAGCTACCACCGCCGCCTCGCCGAGTTCGTCATGGACGATATTCGCGACGTTTCGCCCGAAACCGAAGTCGTGCCGCATGTGCTCGATTTCGAAGACGCGTGGGATTTCGAGGAGGTATACGGCAAGCTGCTCGACTTCGCGCGCGACTTTCCGTTCGATCCCGATGCGCAGGATTATCTCGTCCACATCACGACGGGCACGCACGTGGCGCAAATCTGTCTCTTCCTGCTCACCGAGGCGCGCTATTTGCCGGGGCGGCTGCTCCAGACGCAGCCGCAGCGCGGCGCGCCGCAGCCGGTGGGGACATGGAATGCCATCGACCTCGACCTTTCGCGCTACGACAGCATCGCGACGCGCTTCGCCGAGGCGAGCGCCGAGAGCGCCAGCTTCCTCAAGAGCGGGATAGAAACGCGCAACCCGGCCTTCAACCGGATGATCGAGGAGATCGAGCAGGTCGCGGTGCGCAGCCGCGCGCCGATCCTGCTGATGGGGCCGACGGGGGCGGGCAAGAGCCAGCTCGCCCGCAAGATCTACGAGCTCAAGAAATTGCGCCACCAGATCGGCGGGGCCTTCGTCGAGGTCAATTGCGCGACGCTGAAAGGCGACAGCGCGATGTCGGCGCTGTTCGGCCACCACAAGGGCGCGTTCACCGGCGCGATCCAGGACCGGCCGGGCCTGCTGCGGACCGCGGACAAGGGGCTACTCTTCCTCGACGAGATCGGCGAACTCGGGCTCGACGAGCAGGCGATGATCCTGCGTGCGATCGAGGACGGGCGATTCCTGCCTGTGGGTGCGGACAAGGATGCAGCGAGCAATTTCCAGCTGATCGCCGGCACCAACCGCGACCTCGTCGGCGAAGTCGCGGCGGGGCGGTTCCGCGAGGATCTGTTCGCGCGGCTCAACCTCTGGACCTTCAGCCTGCCAGGGCTGGCGCAGCGCCGCGAGGATATCGCCCCCAACCTCGATTTCGAGCTCGAGCGCTTCGCCGAGCGCGAAGGCACGCGTGTCACCTTCAACAAGGAAGCGCGCGAACGCTATCTGCGCTATGCCGAGGGCGGCGATGCGCTGTGGCACGGCAATTTCCGCGACCTCGCCGCCAGCGTGACGCGTATGGCGACGCTGAGCCCCGCAGGGCGCATCGACGCCGATGCCGTCGCGCTCGAGATGTCGCGGCTCCGCGCGCTCTGGTCGGGCGCGAGGGGCGAGGAGGATCTGCTCGGCCGGCTGCTGTCCGGCGAGGCGCTCGCGCGGATCGATCCCTTCGACCGTGTTCAACTCGCGTACACGGTCGCGGTGTGCCGCAGCAGCGGGAGCCTGTCCGCGGCGGGACGAAAATTATTCACGGCCTCGCGCGAACAGCGCAAGTCGACCAACGACGCCGACCGGCTGCGCAAATATCTGGCGCGCTTCGACCTCGATCTGCGCGCAATCGTCGCGGTCTGA
- a CDS encoding RtcB family protein, whose amino-acid sequence MTETSYEVMNVEGGRPVKMWTRGVPVEDMARAQLTKAAKMPFVFKHVAAMPDVHVGIGATVGSVIPTRGAVIPAAVGVDIGCGMMAARTTLMAHDLPDNLEGIRSAIEAAVPHGRSVGRSKRDSGSWGDPPQAIVDAWATLAERFGRIVAKHPRLKNTNNLTHLGTLGTGNHFIELCLDTEARVWVMLHSGSRGVGNAIGTYFIELAKKDMRKWFINLPDEDLAYFPEGTDHFDDYVEAVGWAQDFAALNRRMMMANVIAALRRQIAKPFEAEAEAVNCHHNYVTRENHFGENVLVIRKGAVRAAKGTMGIIPGSMGAKSFIVRGLGNAESFDSCSHGAGRVMSRTAAKKLVTLDEHIADTAGVECRKDEGVIDETPKAYKPIEAVMAAQADLVEIVHTLKQVVCVKG is encoded by the coding sequence ATGACCGAGACGAGCTATGAAGTCATGAACGTCGAGGGCGGACGCCCGGTCAAGATGTGGACGCGCGGCGTTCCCGTCGAGGACATGGCGCGTGCACAGCTGACCAAGGCGGCGAAAATGCCGTTCGTGTTCAAGCATGTCGCGGCGATGCCCGACGTCCATGTCGGCATCGGCGCCACCGTCGGATCGGTGATCCCGACCAGGGGCGCCGTGATCCCGGCCGCGGTCGGGGTCGACATCGGCTGCGGCATGATGGCCGCGCGCACCACGCTGATGGCGCACGACCTGCCCGACAATCTGGAGGGCATCCGCAGCGCGATCGAGGCAGCGGTGCCGCACGGTCGTTCGGTCGGGCGCTCCAAGCGCGACAGCGGCTCGTGGGGCGATCCCCCGCAGGCCATCGTCGACGCCTGGGCGACGCTCGCCGAGCGCTTCGGACGCATCGTCGCCAAGCACCCGCGGCTGAAGAACACCAACAACCTGACGCATCTGGGGACGCTCGGAACGGGAAACCATTTCATCGAGCTGTGCCTCGATACCGAGGCGCGGGTGTGGGTGATGCTGCATTCGGGTTCGCGCGGCGTCGGCAACGCGATCGGCACCTACTTCATCGAACTGGCGAAGAAGGACATGCGCAAGTGGTTCATCAACCTGCCCGACGAAGATCTGGCGTACTTCCCGGAAGGGACCGACCATTTCGACGATTATGTCGAGGCGGTGGGTTGGGCGCAGGACTTTGCCGCGCTGAACCGGCGCATGATGATGGCGAATGTCATCGCCGCGCTCCGGCGCCAGATCGCCAAGCCCTTCGAGGCCGAGGCCGAAGCGGTGAACTGCCATCACAATTATGTGACGCGCGAGAACCATTTCGGCGAGAATGTGCTCGTCATCCGCAAGGGGGCGGTGCGCGCGGCGAAGGGCACGATGGGGATCATCCCGGGTTCGATGGGCGCGAAATCGTTCATCGTGCGCGGGCTGGGCAACGCCGAAAGCTTCGATAGCTGCAGCCATGGCGCGGGCCGCGTCATGAGCCGCACCGCGGCGAAGAAGCTCGTCACCCTCGACGAGCATATCGCCGACACCGCGGGCGTCGAATGCCGCAAGGACGAAGGCGTCATCGACGAGACCCCGAAGGCGTACAAGCCGATCGAGGCGGTGATGGCGGCGCAGGCCGACCTCGTCGAGATCGTCCATACGCTCAAGCAGGTGGTGTGCGTGAAGGGGTGA